In the Candidatus Methylomirabilota bacterium genome, CGGCGTCGAGGTCGAACGTGAGGTGACGATAGTCGGCGTAGTTCATGGCGGTAATGCTCCGGCTAGCCTCAACGGGTGATCTGGTCGACGATCCGGTCGATCTCGCGAGTCCAGGCGTGGTCCGGATAGCGCAGGCAGAAGGCCGGCCAGCGCCAGCCCGGCCGGCGGCCACACCGGCGTCACCGGTTCTCCGGCCTCGACGAAGACGAGGACCGAATCGGCCAGGCGGGCCAGGCCGAAGTACAGGACGGCGAAGAGGCTCACCCGGAGCAGGTACGCGCCGGCCGAATGGCCAGCCGCCCCCGAGGACGACACCTCAGCCGCTCGCGTGGACATCAGGCTCCGCTCTGGTGGACGACTCGCCCGCCTGGGCCGCGCACACCATACAACAGTTCGCCGGCACGCGGAAGCCGGCGCTCTACGGCGCCGAGGGCCGGGCCAGCGCGATCTCCACGCGGTCCGCCCCGTCCACCGGCAGGACGGCCTGGCCGCCCGACAGGGCCAGGTCGAACCGCGCCGTCCGGCCGTCGCGGTCCACGGTGACGGTGGCCGGCAGCGCCTCGGATTCGCCCCCGGCCGCCCATCCGATGCGTCCAGACCTTGAGCTCCCGGGCGGCCGTGTCGCCGAGGGGCAGCGCCACCGACGCGAGCCCGTCGGCGGCCACGCCCTCGCCGGGGGCCAGCTTCGCCGAGGACTCGCCGGCCGCGCACCGCAGCGATACCTCGGCCGGGCGCGGGCGGCCGTCATCGACGACGTTGAAGTCCTCTTACGGCTGCCAGCCACGGTAGAGCGGGTGATCGCCGGCGATCGGCAGCTCGACCGGCCGGCGCGTCCGCGCCGCGTGATAGATCGCGGTGATCAGCTCCACGGCCGCGCGGGCGTCGGCCACGGTGACGGGCAGCTCGGTCCCGGTCGCGAGCGCCCGGTGGAAGCGGGAGAACTGGCCGACGAAGTGCTCCGGGAGCGGCGCGAACCGGCCGAGAGCGTCTCGGATCTTTGAGGAAAATTCCAGTTGGCGACCTGAGACGCCACCACCTGGGCCTCCGTCGAGCCGGTGAAGAAGAGGAACTGATCCGCCTGGTGCGACGCGATGTCGGTCAAGATGCCGCCGTAGCGGGCCCGCTCGAAGAACCAGCCGGGGCGGCTCGGCGCGTTGAGCCGGTGGGGGCCCAGGCCCACGGTCTGGACGACCCTGCCGATGGCCCCGGACGTGACCAGCTCGCCGGCCCGCACCGTGGCCGGATTCTCGAATCGCTCGCTGAAGCACACCGAGAAGATCCGTCCGGTCTCGGCCTGCACGCGCCGGACCTCGGCCAGTTGCGCGAGGGTGGTGACGGCGGGCTTGTCGCTCATGTAGTCCTTCCCGTGCCGCATCACGTCGATGCCGAGGGGAGCGCGGTCACACGGGATGGCGGCGCTGACGACCAGGTGGATGCTCGCGTCTTCCAGGATCTGGCGCCGATCGGCGGCCGGCCGGGCCTCGGGATACCGGCGGGCGAACTCGACCGCCAGATCTGGCTCCTCGGCGAAGAACGAGACCAGCTTCGCGCCCGCCCGGAGCAGGAGGTTCGATTGGCTGTAGATGTGGTTGTGGTTCAGGCCGATGACCGAGAAGCGGACGGCCGGAGGTACCATGGCCCCGGCCTATCCCTTCATGCCCGTGGTGCGTGGACAACGTCGGCCGGGACCCACATTGGTCAGACCGCGTCGTCACCGAGGAAGATCCGCTTGACCTCGGCCGAGCGGAGCAGCTCGGCGGAGATGCCTTCGACGATGGTCCGCCCGCTCTCGAGCACGTACCCCCGGTGAGCGAGACGGAGGGCCAGCTCCACGTTCTGCTCCACGAAGATCACCGTGATCCCGTCCTCGTGAATGCGCCGGATGACCTCCCCGATCGACTGCACCACGCGCGGGGCGAGCCCGAGGAACGGCTCGTCGATCATGAGCAGCCGAGGCCGCGCCATGAGTCCCCGGGCGATGGCCACCATCTGCTGCTCCCCCCCCGAGAGGGTGTGAGCGAGCTGGTCTCTCCTCTCGCGGAGCACCGGGAAGAGTGTCTCGACCCGGTCGAGGCTCCGCGCGCGATGGGGTCGGGCCTGCCGGTTGTGGGCCCCGAGCAGGAGGTTGTCGCGGACCGTGAGGAACGGAAAGAGCCGGCGGCGCTCCAGCACGTGGGCCACGCCGGCCCCGACGATCTCGTGCGGGGGCCG is a window encoding:
- a CDS encoding Gfo/Idh/MocA family oxidoreductase, whose product is MVPPAVRFSVIGLNHNHIYSQSNLLLRAGAKLVSFFAEEPDLAVEFARRYPEARPAADRRQILEDASIHLVVSAAIPCDRAPLGIDVMRHGKDYMSDKPAVTTLAQLAEVRRVQAETGRIFSVCFSERFENPATVRAGELVTSGAIGRVVQTVGLGPHRLNAPSRPGWFFERARYGGILTDIASHQADQFLFFTGSTEAQVVASQVANWNFPQRSETLSAGSRRSRSTSSASSPASTGRSRPGPSCPSPWPTPARPWS
- a CDS encoding ABC transporter ATP-binding protein, whose amino-acid sequence is MLTVEGLQVAYGDFQVLWEVSMRAEAGEIVCLLGPNGAGKSTLMNTISGLLRPRGGQVTFLGQRIDGRPPHEIVGAGVAHVLERRRLFPFLTVRDNLLLGAHNRQARPHRARSLDRVETLFPVLRERRDQLAHTLSGGEQQMVAIARGLMARPRLLMIDEPFLGLAPRVVQSIGEVIRRIHEDGITVIFVEQNVELALRLAHRGYVLESGRTIVEGISAELLRSAEVKRIFLGDDAV